One window from the genome of Salisaeta longa DSM 21114 encodes:
- the coaE gene encoding dephospho-CoA kinase (Dephospho-CoA kinase (CoaE) performs the final step in coenzyme A biosynthesis.), with translation MYTLGVTGGIGSGKTVFCRFLEAFGARIFYADLEAKRLMQHDEAARAAIVAAFGAESYADDGSLDRAYLADHVFGDAERVATLNGIVHPLVFDAFEEAKTRAAAEDVELLVHEAALLFEAGGDAHVDAVAVVVAPEADRVARVVERDDTTPQAVRARMQHQWPQEKLRARADYVISNDGSLEDLRRRAYTLYQTLTTP, from the coding sequence ATGTACACTTTGGGCGTTACCGGCGGCATTGGCAGCGGAAAGACCGTCTTTTGTCGATTTTTGGAAGCGTTCGGCGCACGTATCTTCTATGCAGATCTGGAAGCGAAGCGCCTGATGCAGCACGATGAGGCGGCGCGTGCGGCCATCGTTGCGGCGTTTGGGGCCGAGAGCTATGCCGACGATGGATCGCTCGACCGGGCGTATTTGGCCGACCACGTGTTCGGGGATGCGGAGCGCGTGGCTACGCTCAATGGCATTGTGCATCCGCTCGTGTTCGACGCCTTTGAAGAAGCGAAGACCCGCGCGGCGGCCGAGGATGTGGAGCTGCTCGTTCATGAGGCGGCCCTTCTGTTTGAGGCGGGCGGCGATGCGCATGTGGATGCCGTGGCGGTCGTTGTGGCACCGGAGGCCGACCGCGTGGCCCGCGTGGTAGAACGCGACGACACTACGCCCCAGGCGGTACGGGCGCGCATGCAGCATCAGTGGCCGCAAGAGAAGCTGCGCGCCCGGGCCGACTACGTTATCTCGAACGACGGCTCGCTTGAAGATCTGCGCCGTCGTGCCTACACCTTGTACCAAACCCTCACCACCCCATGA
- a CDS encoding SDR family NAD(P)-dependent oxidoreductase — MADAPVYILIGATGGIGSEVAQRLADDGAQLVLAARSASDLDELAEATGGDARPTDATDLGAVQELIDYTTDTYGRLDGVLNAVGSILLKPAHLTSEDEYREQLRLNLDTAFFTVKTAARAMMKDGGSIVLMSSAVARTGLKNHEAIAAAKAGVVGLARAAAATYAGRGVRVNAVAPGLVDTPMAEGILSSNAGRKQSEAMHALGRVGTPADVAPAICWLLRRDTDWVTGQVIGVDGGLGTVRSS, encoded by the coding sequence ATGGCTGATGCTCCTGTCTACATTCTCATTGGCGCCACCGGCGGCATCGGGTCGGAAGTTGCCCAGCGGCTTGCCGACGACGGCGCGCAGCTCGTCCTGGCAGCCCGCTCTGCGTCCGATCTGGACGAACTCGCCGAAGCTACCGGCGGCGATGCTCGCCCCACCGATGCAACCGACCTGGGGGCCGTGCAAGAACTCATCGATTACACCACGGATACCTACGGGCGGCTCGATGGCGTGCTGAATGCCGTGGGCTCCATCCTCCTAAAACCGGCCCACCTGACGTCCGAAGACGAGTACCGCGAGCAGCTTCGCCTGAACCTCGACACGGCGTTCTTCACCGTTAAAACCGCCGCCCGCGCCATGATGAAGGACGGCGGCTCCATCGTGCTGATGTCCTCGGCCGTGGCCCGCACCGGCCTCAAAAACCACGAAGCCATTGCCGCAGCAAAAGCAGGCGTGGTGGGCCTGGCGCGCGCCGCAGCCGCCACGTATGCCGGACGCGGGGTGCGCGTCAATGCGGTAGCGCCCGGACTCGTGGATACGCCCATGGCCGAAGGTATCCTGAGCAGCAACGCCGGCCGCAAGCAGTCTGAGGCCATGCACGCCCTGGGGCGCGTGGGCACACCCGCAGACGTGGCGCCGGCCATCTGCTGGCTGCTTCGCCGCGACACCGACTGGGTGACCGGCCAGGTCATCGGGGTGGATGGCGGCCTGGGCACCGTGCGCAGCTCGTAA
- a CDS encoding energy transducer TonB family protein — MGRSDWIGLGISATIHALLLLLLALLTASRPQPPRLGYVEVAFGEFSTGQPVKAVDKAPESTTPDPPKEPPEPKPKPVEEKPAATPEAEPVDPPKTEPKAKETIPPTEKETTPPQPQPKPEPQKEGADEQESNNETGANQGDPGTGTTEQKAAPYNIEGLNRDPRLAPLPAYAEKVNATIRVRITVAPDGRIVRRIPLMKGNPALENAVMTALQRWRFNRLPSEAPQKNQTGIITFVFRVE; from the coding sequence ATGGGTAGAAGCGATTGGATTGGGCTAGGCATCAGCGCGACGATACATGCGTTGCTGCTGCTCCTGCTTGCATTGCTGACGGCCTCGCGTCCGCAGCCGCCGCGGCTGGGATACGTTGAGGTGGCCTTCGGCGAGTTTTCCACCGGGCAGCCGGTGAAGGCGGTCGACAAGGCGCCCGAGTCGACGACGCCCGATCCGCCCAAGGAGCCGCCAGAGCCCAAACCGAAACCGGTCGAAGAAAAACCAGCGGCCACGCCCGAAGCCGAGCCGGTTGATCCGCCGAAGACGGAGCCGAAGGCCAAGGAAACCATTCCGCCAACAGAGAAAGAAACAACCCCGCCGCAACCGCAGCCCAAACCCGAACCACAGAAGGAAGGCGCCGACGAGCAAGAGTCGAACAACGAGACGGGGGCCAATCAGGGCGATCCGGGCACCGGCACTACCGAGCAGAAAGCCGCGCCCTACAACATTGAAGGGCTGAATCGTGACCCACGGCTCGCGCCCCTTCCGGCCTATGCCGAGAAGGTGAACGCCACGATTCGGGTGCGCATTACGGTGGCACCGGACGGGCGCATTGTGCGCCGCATTCCGCTGATGAAGGGCAACCCGGCGCTCGAAAATGCCGTCATGACGGCCCTGCAGCGCTGGCGCTTCAACCGGCTGCCGTCCGAGGCCCCGCAGAAAAATCAGACGGGCATCATCACGTTCGTCTTTCGCGTGGAGTAG
- a CDS encoding PAS domain-containing sensor histidine kinase, translating to MLHLFPEGHFGRTLGRTFLLAGVLAGLWTAPSIAQPLTPGQIIDAAARAALQGPVRVVGRASVASNVLEKRRVFIQHDTSGIALDLPQKGPPVQRGDSVVATGTVRTIYGLPVMKVTSYEVVPTPPEPPAPVPLSLPEAVGNRYEGQLIRIQGHVVNKGSNGGGHYLLMNMRERRAVLAVFVDHERLQPVPLTSYEIGDEIVVTGILGQYDLTKPYTSYYEVYPRTPDDITYAATPRRYLEWIGIASAIAIAIGLLVVGLLYVRLRRRSRELSESRTRFKRLAEATSEGILVHCEGTIVDANTALSTMTGYPRETILGSNVLNYLTESSRTVVRERLKTQGEKPYEGTILRKDGTTFTAEIEARNIQMDDRVVRVVAVRDVTERKRYEAELTKAKEQAEAVARLKSSLLGNMSHELRTPITSIIGYAEIIRDDPEAPHAAFARHIYANGQRLANTLDAVLEMAQLESGMLQVTPYSVHAHELMAEVLAAFEAAAQQKGLALDMTVAEDVSLETDRALLHRVLRHLVDNAIKFTPEGSVHLSAENTADGVRFIVRDTGIGISPAFQLQLFEPFTQASRGHSRTHEGTGLGLAITKRMVHLLHGTITFQSTPGYGTTFIVTLPHVHASQNASSPVMDDVSA from the coding sequence ATGCTTCATCTCTTTCCCGAAGGACACTTCGGGCGCACGCTTGGGCGCACTTTTTTGCTGGCCGGGGTGCTAGCTGGGCTATGGACGGCCCCCAGCATTGCGCAACCGCTCACGCCGGGGCAGATCATCGACGCCGCAGCGCGCGCGGCGCTCCAGGGCCCCGTGCGAGTAGTAGGGCGGGCCTCGGTAGCCTCAAACGTACTTGAAAAGCGCCGCGTCTTTATTCAGCACGACACCAGCGGCATTGCTCTAGACCTGCCCCAAAAAGGGCCGCCAGTACAACGTGGCGACAGCGTGGTAGCAACAGGAACGGTTCGCACCATATATGGCCTTCCCGTGATGAAAGTCACATCGTACGAGGTCGTGCCCACGCCGCCGGAGCCCCCCGCGCCGGTTCCTCTTTCGCTGCCGGAAGCCGTTGGCAACCGCTATGAAGGCCAGCTGATTCGCATTCAGGGACACGTTGTCAACAAAGGCTCCAACGGCGGCGGCCACTATCTCCTGATGAATATGCGCGAGCGCCGCGCCGTATTGGCCGTGTTCGTCGACCATGAGCGCCTTCAACCGGTCCCTCTCACGTCGTACGAAATTGGTGACGAAATTGTCGTAACGGGCATTTTGGGGCAGTATGACCTCACCAAACCTTACACAAGCTACTACGAGGTGTACCCGCGCACCCCAGACGACATCACTTATGCCGCCACCCCGCGCCGCTACCTGGAGTGGATCGGCATCGCCAGCGCCATTGCCATTGCCATAGGCCTCCTGGTGGTGGGGCTGCTGTACGTCCGCCTCCGGCGCCGCTCGCGCGAGCTTTCGGAGAGCCGGACCCGCTTCAAGCGTCTTGCGGAGGCCACCTCCGAGGGCATCTTGGTTCATTGCGAAGGTACGATTGTGGATGCCAACACAGCCCTTTCCACAATGACGGGGTACCCACGCGAGACGATTCTAGGAAGTAACGTTCTGAATTACCTCACCGAATCCTCACGGACCGTCGTCCGCGAACGCTTAAAAACCCAGGGCGAGAAGCCGTATGAGGGCACAATTCTTCGCAAAGACGGCACCACCTTTACCGCCGAAATCGAAGCGCGCAACATTCAGATGGACGACCGGGTGGTGCGCGTGGTGGCGGTGCGCGACGTGACCGAGCGCAAGCGGTACGAGGCCGAGCTCACCAAAGCCAAGGAGCAGGCCGAAGCCGTTGCCCGCCTCAAGTCGAGCCTCCTGGGCAACATGAGCCACGAGCTTCGCACGCCCATCACCAGCATCATCGGCTATGCGGAAATTATCCGCGACGACCCCGAGGCGCCCCACGCGGCGTTCGCCCGACACATTTACGCCAACGGGCAACGCCTGGCCAACACCCTCGACGCCGTCCTTGAAATGGCCCAGCTGGAGTCGGGCATGCTGCAGGTTACGCCGTATTCCGTGCACGCCCACGAGTTGATGGCCGAGGTGCTTGCGGCCTTCGAGGCGGCCGCCCAACAGAAAGGGCTTGCCTTGGACATGACAGTTGCAGAGGATGTATCGCTGGAGACGGATCGGGCCCTGCTGCACCGCGTGCTACGCCATCTCGTTGATAATGCCATCAAGTTCACCCCGGAAGGCTCGGTGCATCTGTCGGCAGAAAACACCGCAGACGGCGTGCGCTTCATCGTACGGGACACGGGCATCGGCATCTCTCCGGCCTTTCAACTGCAACTGTTTGAACCCTTTACGCAGGCCTCGCGCGGTCACTCGCGCACGCACGAGGGAACGGGCCTGGGCCTTGCAATCACGAAGCGCATGGTGCACCTGCTGCATGGCACCATCACGTTTCAGAGCACGCCCGGCTACGGCACAACGTTTATCGTCACGCTTCCGCATGTGCATGCCAGCCAGAACGCCTCGTCGCCCGTGATGGATGACGTGTCCGCGTAA
- a CDS encoding cryptochrome/photolyase family protein — MRTLALVLRDQLDRDAALFDRLDPSQDALCITEGAFDGREHKQRLVLGLAALRAFRTDLERDGWTVHYAPVESAAARPAPAFLRDQIARHEPARVVWTEPSDYALNEALKEACAAEECPHTVVPDAHFLVSHETFNAWASDRKTLTMEYFYREQRRAHEVLLTDAGDPVGGEWNYDSDNRESFGREGPGLVPNGPSFAYGDTPLAEAQQAVEAHFADAPGACEKFQWPVTPAQAEQALDDFITNRLPTFGTYQDAMWTERPFLYHSRLAAALNLKLLAPMDAIRRAEAAYTADEAPLNAVEGFIRQILGWREYVRGVYWRHMPEYATRNALDATRPLPALYWTGDTDMTCLQQCTTQVLTHGYAHHIQRLMVLGLFALLYGADPNAFNAWHEQMYVDAWPWVSVPNALGMSQFADGGLMGSKPYTASGKYINRMSNYCTQCRFNPDAATGDDACPFTTLYWDFLDRHADRLSNNHRMNFQLANLRRKSDEERAAIRERASVVQEKLQDG; from the coding sequence ATGCGCACGCTCGCCCTCGTTTTACGCGATCAGCTCGACCGCGACGCAGCCCTCTTCGATCGCCTCGACCCCTCGCAGGATGCCCTCTGCATAACCGAGGGCGCCTTCGACGGGCGCGAGCACAAGCAGCGCCTTGTGCTGGGCCTCGCGGCACTGCGCGCCTTCCGCACCGACCTTGAACGGGACGGCTGGACGGTGCACTACGCCCCGGTGGAGTCGGCAGCAGCCCGCCCGGCGCCCGCGTTCCTGCGCGACCAGATCGCGCGCCACGAGCCGGCGCGCGTGGTCTGGACCGAGCCGAGCGACTACGCGCTCAACGAGGCGCTCAAGGAGGCCTGTGCGGCAGAGGAGTGCCCGCACACGGTCGTTCCCGACGCCCACTTCCTGGTGTCCCACGAAACGTTCAACGCGTGGGCTAGCGACCGCAAAACGCTCACGATGGAATACTTCTATCGCGAGCAGCGCCGCGCCCACGAGGTGCTCCTCACCGATGCGGGCGACCCGGTGGGCGGCGAGTGGAATTACGACAGCGACAATCGCGAATCGTTCGGCCGGGAGGGCCCCGGACTTGTGCCCAACGGCCCCTCGTTTGCCTACGGCGATACCCCGCTGGCCGAGGCGCAGCAAGCGGTCGAGGCCCATTTTGCGGATGCGCCTGGGGCCTGCGAAAAATTTCAATGGCCGGTAACGCCGGCCCAGGCCGAGCAGGCGCTTGACGACTTCATCACGAACCGCCTGCCCACTTTTGGCACGTACCAGGACGCGATGTGGACCGAGCGTCCGTTTCTGTACCACTCGCGGCTCGCTGCGGCTCTCAACCTAAAGCTGCTCGCGCCGATGGACGCCATCCGCCGGGCAGAAGCGGCCTACACGGCCGACGAAGCGCCGCTCAACGCCGTCGAAGGATTCATCCGGCAGATCCTGGGCTGGCGCGAGTACGTGCGGGGCGTCTACTGGCGCCACATGCCCGAGTACGCCACCCGCAACGCGCTAGACGCCACCCGCCCGCTGCCCGCGCTGTACTGGACCGGCGACACCGACATGACGTGCCTGCAGCAATGCACCACGCAGGTGCTCACGCACGGCTACGCGCACCACATCCAGCGCCTCATGGTGCTGGGCCTCTTTGCACTACTGTACGGGGCCGATCCGAACGCCTTCAACGCATGGCACGAGCAGATGTACGTCGACGCCTGGCCGTGGGTCTCCGTGCCCAATGCCCTCGGCATGTCGCAGTTTGCCGACGGCGGCCTGATGGGCTCGAAGCCCTACACCGCCAGCGGAAAGTACATCAACCGGATGAGCAACTACTGCACGCAGTGCCGCTTCAACCCCGACGCGGCCACCGGCGACGACGCGTGCCCCTTCACCACCCTCTACTGGGATTTTCTGGACCGCCACGCCGATCGGTTGAGCAATAACCACCGCATGAACTTCCAACTCGCCAACCTCCGGCGGAAGTCGGACGAGGAGCGCGCGGCCATTCGGGAGCGCGCATCGGTGGTACAGGAGAAACTGCAGGACGGCTAG
- a CDS encoding PorV/PorQ family protein produces MPTLLRRLGAFFCLLTVLSAPASAQRIAKYGADFLAGGVDARALGMGGAYVALAQEVSAGYWNVAGLSHLQYPQIAYMHVERFGGAVSFDYAAGAFPLSEQSTLGLSLMRSGVNDIVNTLNAWDPVRQQPRPNYESLVTTFSAADWALFVHYSRRVSAQLDVGVSFKGIKRSIGDFAEATGYSVDVAAQYRTGPYRLGVTVQDLSTMLQSWSVNAAAFQLDEINPATGNPFTYQEVFGQDIPQGGTALVLPVVRLGSGYVRAIGPHQLTVGLDMDVAFDGQQAFVPNVGDVSFHPRLGAAFSYQGVAEVRAGLRRLQVGNGIGWDVAPSVGAGLRLDQFSIDASFGDFTGLAAQDLGYTYRISATLTLEQPGMKRGQE; encoded by the coding sequence ATGCCTACGTTGCTGCGCCGCCTCGGTGCGTTTTTCTGTCTCCTCACCGTCCTCTCGGCCCCGGCATCGGCGCAGCGCATTGCCAAATACGGCGCCGACTTTCTGGCGGGCGGCGTGGATGCGCGAGCCCTGGGCATGGGCGGGGCCTACGTGGCGCTGGCTCAGGAGGTGAGCGCCGGGTACTGGAACGTCGCCGGACTCTCGCATCTGCAATACCCGCAAATTGCGTACATGCACGTCGAGCGCTTCGGCGGGGCCGTGTCGTTCGACTATGCCGCCGGCGCCTTTCCGCTGAGTGAGCAATCGACCCTCGGCCTCTCCCTTATGCGCAGTGGCGTAAACGACATCGTGAACACGCTCAACGCGTGGGACCCCGTGCGCCAGCAGCCGCGGCCCAACTACGAAAGCCTCGTCACCACCTTCTCGGCGGCCGACTGGGCGCTGTTCGTGCATTATAGCCGCCGCGTCTCGGCGCAACTGGACGTGGGCGTGTCGTTTAAGGGCATCAAGCGCTCGATTGGGGATTTTGCCGAGGCCACCGGCTACAGCGTTGACGTCGCCGCACAGTACCGCACCGGGCCGTACCGATTGGGCGTAACGGTGCAAGACCTTTCCACCATGCTGCAAAGCTGGAGCGTAAACGCCGCGGCCTTTCAGCTTGACGAGATCAACCCGGCGACGGGCAATCCGTTTACGTACCAGGAGGTGTTTGGGCAAGACATCCCGCAGGGCGGCACGGCGCTGGTGCTGCCGGTGGTGCGGCTGGGCTCAGGCTACGTGCGCGCCATCGGGCCGCATCAGCTTACGGTAGGGCTGGATATGGATGTCGCGTTTGACGGGCAGCAGGCCTTCGTGCCCAATGTGGGCGACGTGTCGTTTCATCCGCGCCTGGGCGCGGCGTTTAGCTATCAGGGCGTGGCGGAAGTGCGCGCGGGGCTGCGCCGCTTGCAGGTGGGCAACGGCATCGGGTGGGACGTCGCCCCGTCGGTGGGCGCGGGCCTGCGGTTGGATCAGTTCAGCATCGATGCTAGTTTCGGAGACTTCACGGGGCTGGCAGCACAGGACCTGGGCTACACGTACCGGATCTCGGCGACCCTGACGCTGGAGCAGCCCGGCATGAAACGCGGACAAGAGTAG
- a CDS encoding trehalase family glycosidase has protein sequence MCKRSLLRVALLMSLTGLLAVPQAVGQAAPVLLVPAPDSVQLAPMLEYIDRTWDTLTRSHDDLLAALPDSKIEHTPGTPYPLYVAASEDPAAVRRTLSQTLSDAALAQINIQQLPRNPQAHMAQIDPHGLLYLPHPYVVPGGRFNEMYGWDSYFIQRGLLAAGRLELAQAMIDNHLYQVRHYGTVLNANRTYYLTRSQPPFLTAMIWNVFQATRDTSWLASTLPEIETYYRYWTQPAHQAGDTGLARYWAFGEGPAPEVVMGEVDADGQTHYDRIRAYYRTHEVTAYDESMYYVAAADSLTPLFYKGDRTMRESGFDPTNRFGPFSIDIIHHAPVGLNALLYKMEREAAQIYATLGRDSTAATWRQRAADRLAAIDRYLWDDAAGTYRDYNFRTQRPNAYQFATAFYPLWVGAASAEQAQQLVQRLYQFEAPGGLLTSSHITGNQWDAPFGWAPLQLIAVEGLRRYGYTAAADRLAKKFVDLVAKEFSEHRVIVEKYDMVQRESDVASGIKYGYSENVIGFGWTNATMLVLLEQLR, from the coding sequence ATGTGTAAACGTTCCCTGCTGCGCGTCGCGCTGCTCATGAGCCTCACGGGCCTGCTGGCTGTTCCGCAGGCCGTTGGACAGGCTGCGCCGGTGCTTCTGGTTCCTGCGCCCGACTCGGTGCAGCTTGCCCCCATGCTGGAGTACATCGACCGAACGTGGGACACGCTCACGCGCTCGCACGACGACCTCCTCGCGGCGCTCCCCGATTCGAAGATCGAGCACACGCCCGGCACGCCGTACCCGCTGTACGTGGCTGCTAGCGAGGATCCCGCGGCGGTGCGCCGTACGCTGTCGCAAACACTCTCCGACGCGGCGCTCGCGCAAATCAACATCCAGCAGCTGCCGCGCAACCCGCAGGCGCACATGGCGCAGATCGATCCGCACGGGCTGCTCTACCTGCCGCATCCGTATGTGGTGCCGGGCGGGCGGTTCAACGAGATGTACGGCTGGGACAGCTACTTCATCCAGCGTGGCCTGCTGGCAGCCGGCCGCCTGGAACTCGCGCAGGCCATGATCGACAACCACCTCTACCAGGTGCGGCACTACGGCACCGTCCTCAACGCCAACCGCACGTACTACCTGACGCGCTCGCAGCCGCCCTTCCTGACGGCCATGATCTGGAATGTCTTCCAGGCCACGCGCGATACCTCGTGGCTCGCGTCGACCCTCCCCGAAATTGAAACCTACTACCGGTATTGGACGCAGCCGGCCCATCAGGCGGGCGACACCGGCTTGGCGCGCTACTGGGCGTTTGGCGAGGGGCCGGCGCCCGAGGTGGTGATGGGCGAGGTGGATGCCGATGGGCAAACCCACTACGACCGCATCCGGGCCTACTACCGCACGCACGAGGTGACGGCGTACGACGAGTCGATGTACTACGTGGCGGCCGCCGATAGCCTCACGCCGCTGTTTTACAAGGGTGACCGTACGATGCGCGAATCGGGCTTCGACCCAACCAACCGGTTCGGGCCGTTCAGCATTGACATCATCCATCATGCGCCGGTGGGGTTGAATGCGCTGTTGTACAAGATGGAGCGCGAAGCGGCACAGATCTACGCAACGTTGGGTCGCGACAGCACGGCCGCTACGTGGCGTCAGCGCGCCGCGGACCGCCTCGCGGCCATCGACCGCTACCTGTGGGACGATGCTGCCGGCACGTATCGTGACTACAACTTTCGTACGCAGCGCCCCAACGCCTACCAGTTTGCAACCGCCTTCTATCCGCTTTGGGTGGGTGCGGCTTCTGCCGAGCAAGCACAGCAGCTGGTGCAGCGGCTCTACCAGTTTGAGGCGCCGGGCGGGCTGCTCACCAGTTCGCACATCACCGGCAACCAGTGGGACGCGCCCTTTGGCTGGGCCCCGCTGCAGCTGATTGCGGTGGAGGGGCTGCGCCGCTACGGGTACACCGCGGCCGCCGATCGGCTGGCCAAGAAGTTTGTCGACCTGGTGGCGAAGGAGTTTTCCGAGCACCGCGTGATCGTCGAAAAGTACGACATGGTGCAGCGTGAGTCGGACGTTGCCTCCGGTATCAAATACGGATACAGCGAAAACGTGATTGGCTTTGGCTGGACGAACGCCACGATGCTGGTGCTGCTTGAACAGCTCCGGTAA
- a CDS encoding histidine triad nucleotide-binding protein, which translates to MAERTLFQKIMDGAIDADIVHEDEHCIAFRDINPQAPTHLLVVPRTPIPSLDEVTADDAPLIGHLFVVARKLAAQEGLSEGYRTVFNCGAHAGQSVDHLHLHLLGGRPMEWPPG; encoded by the coding sequence ATGGCCGAACGCACCCTTTTTCAAAAGATCATGGACGGTGCCATTGATGCCGATATCGTTCATGAAGATGAGCACTGCATCGCGTTTCGCGACATCAACCCGCAAGCCCCCACGCACCTTCTGGTGGTGCCGCGCACGCCCATTCCGTCGCTCGACGAGGTGACGGCCGACGACGCGCCGCTCATCGGGCATCTGTTTGTGGTGGCACGGAAGCTCGCGGCCCAGGAGGGCCTCTCGGAGGGCTACCGCACGGTGTTCAACTGCGGCGCCCACGCGGGGCAGTCGGTCGATCATCTGCACCTGCATCTGCTGGGCGGGCGCCCGATGGAGTGGCCGCCGGGGTGA